The genomic interval TTGTGGAAATGTGGCGATTTTGTCAGTACAAGAGGGTCATATGTCAGAGGATGAAATGGATGAAGATTACAAATTGTTTTTGGTTACATATATTCCTGAAGATACTTATGATGTCAGTGATGGTAACGTTGATGGTTATGATAATGACATCAATATGGGCTACGACAGTGTCCATTATGATCATGAGTATAGAACGTTCTTGGAAGAAGAAAGGTTTCATAAAGATCCCAAGTTAGACACCGAGTTGATGAAGGGTTCAAAACAAAGGTTTGAAACAAGAAAAGATGGAAGTATAGGAAGTGATTCAGTGAGAAAACAGTTAAGTTGCCCAATAAAATCTCAGCAGAATTTGGAGGCTAAAAGAAGACTAAGTAAGAAAAGGCCACGTGAAGATGTTTCTATTGTGCCCAAGAATAATTGCCACGCTGAGACGAAGGGTTCAAAACAAAGGGATGAGACTGGAAATCAAGCATATAAAGGAAGTGATTCAATGCAAAAGCAAACAAGTTACTCATTGAAATCTCATCAGAATTTGGAGGCTAAAAGAGGACTTAGCAATAAAAGACCACTTGAAGATGTTTCAGGTGTGCCCAAAAACAGTTGTCACACTGAGATGATGAAGGGTGCAAAACAAAGTACTGAGTTTGGAAATAAAGGGAGTTATTCAGTGAGAAAACAGACAAGGGTAACATTGAAACCTCAGCAAAATTTGGAGACTATAAGAGGACTTAGTAAGAAAAGGCCTTATGAAGATGCTTCAGTGGTGCCCGAGAACAATTGTCACAGTAATACGGAATTAGATGTTGAGGATGAAGATTACCGGATATTCCTGAATTCTTGTATGGATGACCATATACGCAGTGAATTAATAGGAAAGAGTTCAAGTGTCATGCGAAATTCACAAGTTTCTGAACATGTGCTGAGTGAAGTTGATGAAGATTACCTACAATATCTGAATTCTCTAAGGATTGTTGATGATGAGGAGGAGTGTTTGCCTGAAAGGAATAGCTCAAAGACAGACATGCCTAAGAGGAATACCACAAAGACAGACATGCCTGGGAAGAACACCTCAAAGACAGACCACACAGACATGCCTAAGAGGAATACCACAAAGACAGACATGCCTGGGAAGAACACCTCAAAGACAGACAAGACAGACATGCCTAAGAGGATAACCACAAAGACAGACATGCCTGGGAAGAACACCTCCAAGACAGACATGCCTGGGAAGAACACCTCCAAGACAGACATGCCTGGGAAGAACACCTCCAAGACAGACATGCCTGGGAAGAACACCTCCAAGACAGACATGCCTGGGAAGAACACCTCAAAGACAGACATGCTTGGGAAGAACACCTCAAAGACAGACATGCCTAAGAGGAATACCTCAGTCATGCCTGAGAGAAAAACCTTAGAGTCAGGCATGCCTGACTGGAATACCTTAAAAACAGAGATGCCTGAGAGAAATACCTCAAAAACAGAGATGCCTGAGAGAAATACCTCAAAAACAGAGATGCCTGAGAGAAATACCTTACATACAGACATACCTAAGAGGAATATCTCGAATACAGTTAATGTAGATGGTGACAATAATTCCTCTGAACCTGATCTTATTCTTCTAGAACCTGATCAAATTCACGAGAACACTCCATTTGTTTCTTCGAAAACATATGATTCGTCTGTGAGTGTCTTTAACTTCACAAAATGTTACTGTATATTTCATTATCGTGGTTCACAAACTTGCatattaaactaaaatattttttaactttgtaATGTCTGTGTTTGTGCAGTGGTTTGAAACTGAAATGAACCTCAAAGACAACTGGCAATTATCTGCTTACGATCATTCTCAGTTTAGAAGAAGACTTATGAACGATCTTCAAAGGCCTTATGACCAAGAAGAATGTGATAGACTTCTTCTTGAAGTACGTCAAAAGAGGAAAAAAGAGCGTCATAGAGAAACACGTCAAGGGGTGGTCAAATCTTATTGCACTAAGGGTGTTAACAAATCATATCTTGAGTTGTATCCTGGTAGGTCCATTATTTTCTCAACTAGTTTGACATTTTGGATGTTTCTCTTTAACTTATAAATTGTTAATGTGAAGTATAATCCTAACCAAGCCATCAAGAGTTGAGGTTCAATGGTTTATATTTGTTCCTTACTTCCAACATTAAACATCTCTTGTTATAAGCAAGCATGGATAAACCATACTATTACATAGTTCGATTTTTTGAATTAATCTTTTCATTCCATTTGTCAGAAAGAAAACCTACAACTAAACACCATTTTGTGCATTTTTTAACGTACTGAGATGGTTGTTTGCATCTGCTTAAACTGTAAACAGGGGCGTCTATGTAAAACCAAAAATCTAATAAAGGCGTTTGAGGATGTGCTTGGAGTTATAGGATGTTCTTTAACTGCTTGTTCAAAATTCCCTTTTCAAATGAAATCTTATTCATAAGCTTGATTGTTAAGCTTATTGGAATAGGCTAAAATGAGCTTATAAAAAGGTCCCAAGATATCTCTCTAAGCTCAAATTGAACTTATTCCAAAACAACATTGGCgatgaaaataatttagaacCACAGAAATGAATATAATGTTGTAATTTGCTCATGAGCTAATGAACTAAATATCAATATATAATGGTAGGGGAACCTTTGATTCTCTCTACTGAAGGTAGACCAAGGAGCCTGCCTGTTATAACCTTAGAAGAGTTCATTCTTGTGACTGATTATTTCTGGTTAATCATCTGATTGTTTGGGTTAGGTTATTCAATACGGGTCTGAATTTATGAAAATCTATCGTTTGTGCCGTTGCTTAGGTTGCTTCTGCTTCTTTTGGAGTTTCAGGTGCttctattttcattttacaACGGTCTTTGCCAAATCTAATGCCATTCTGTGTCAAAATATTTGTTTCATGATTGTGCAGATCTAGCTAAAGCAATttctaaaatcaaacaaccggAGAAGGTTTTATTTATCTTGCGCGGATTTATTTTCTGGTTGCAAGTAAGTCAGTAAATTCATGTTTACATAATTTCCTGTTTAGGCCATTTTTAACTTGAGTTATTGAGATGAGAATGAAATGAACCCTGTTCTGAACCGTGATTCAAATTGGTTTAAGgtttaattattcaaatataGTTGAACCGTGATTGAACTAGTACTAGTAAACTATTAACAAGATTAAGTAAGAtgtaaaataacattaatattcTGACACTAAAGCTAGAAATAGCCtctttttttatagatttttaagATCCAAAGTACACAAAATGTCAAATAAAAAGTGTCGTAATACTTGGGTCTATGTatcaaacataaataataatatttattatacgaGTTTAAATTTAGAATGAAAAAGATGACAAATACTTTAGATTGTTTTATTTGAAGgggaaaaaaagtaaaaataacatTGTGTTAAgcattttcatttaaatttttttctcaaaaaaaatttcattgGCTCATTTGGTTTACAATTtcttaatttcataatatatttacatTGGTGGATTATGTGAGTTCTTGTGCTTGTATCTTCTTTTAACTTGTGTGAATTGCATATAATTGTTATCTGGTCGTTCTTtgtttattttgtcttttgcaGAATTTGACCCACGAAGGAATATTTCGGCCCTGGTGTGACAATTTATGCTTGGAAATTTTAAGGAAAATGTGAAAATGGAATATTTGCTATTTCCTAGATTTGGAAGGAAGGGTTACCTAACACAGTCAACAAAGTCTCTATATATGTTTATAGTTCAATTTGTTGTAACTTTGACCTACTTGGAGAAAGAAAGATTGTTAAGTTGTGGTTCTCATTTGGTCATTTGGTGTTCTATAAGGAAAAACAACAGGACTTAGAAGCTTTTTATTTTCTGCTATACCACCTTGGTTCTCTTTTTGTCTATATTGTTATTGCACCATTGAGAACATGATATTATATGCTGCCTAAGATACCTCTTGTTGAGCTCATATGCAAAGATATTTTGTATGCCCCTGTTTCTGAAATATCTGTGTCAACATGAGCATAATGGAACCTCTTAGGATCAACCTCTGTAGCCACAGCGAATGAAAATTCAGTCAGTTTTA from Phaseolus vulgaris cultivar G19833 chromosome 1, P. vulgaris v2.0, whole genome shotgun sequence carries:
- the LOC137813477 gene encoding uncharacterized protein, with translation MKMEPARVTIDLDDYEISEKQTVLNSGDFRLERRWKRRELSNKREKHNHHDSGTISTIKSCGNVAILSVQEGHMSEDEMDEDYKLFLVTYIPEDTYDVSDGNVDGYDNDINMGYDSVHYDHEYRTFLEEERFHKDPKLDTELMKGSKQRFETRKDGSIGSDSVRKQLSCPIKSQQNLEAKRRLSKKRPREDVSIVPKNNCHAETKGSKQRDETGNQAYKGSDSMQKQTSYSLKSHQNLEAKRGLSNKRPLEDVSGVPKNSCHTEMMKGAKQSTEFGNKGSYSVRKQTRVTLKPQQNLETIRGLSKKRPYEDASVVPENNCHSNTELDVEDEDYRIFLNSCMDDHIRSELIGKSSSVMRNSQVSEHVLSEVDEDYLQYLNSLRIVDDEEECLPERNSSKTDMPKRNTTKTDMPGKNTSKTDHTDMPKRNTTKTDMPGKNTSKTDKTDMPKRITTKTDMPGKNTSKTDMPGKNTSKTDMPGKNTSKTDMPGKNTSKTDMPGKNTSKTDMLGKNTSKTDMPKRNTSVMPERKTLESGMPDWNTLKTEMPERNTSKTEMPERNTSKTEMPERNTLHTDIPKRNISNTVNVDGDNNSSEPDLILLEPDQIHENTPFVSSKTYDSSWFETEMNLKDNWQLSAYDHSQFRRRLMNDLQRPYDQEECDRLLLEVRQKRKKERHRETRQGVVKSYCTKGVNKSYLELYPDLAKAISKIKQPEKVLFILRGFIFWLQNLTHEGIFRPWCDNLCLEILRKM